In Uranotaenia lowii strain MFRU-FL chromosome 2, ASM2978415v1, whole genome shotgun sequence, one genomic interval encodes:
- the LOC129748253 gene encoding serine protease snake-like yields MSLRMLKFGLLFLIIAFAFCSGANGKRISDIKCEEYRAGTLSEGRVIPLLRNPRIIQRKMYNCSRAVELIVGGEAARPHEFPHHAILGWPRNDNPDDIEDYEFRCGGSLISELFVLTAAHCFNEKLRPEIVRLGEHNLEDDDGFHHDFSIAENGIILHPDYKIYASYNDIALIRLEYEVKITYFMRPACLWTGPKFNFTKVIATGFGHNEYMGNHTVVLHKVGLDLMNPQTCAEDFEYHRKFKAGILRSQICVGSYGGKKDTCQGDSGGPVQVLTDTEGCLHHIVGVTSIGAACGFGSAAVYTRVSSFIDWIESIVWK; encoded by the exons ATGAGCTTACGAATGCTTAAGTTTGGACTTTTATTCTTAATAATTGCGTTTGCCTTCTGTTCGGGAGCTAACG gCAAACGAATTTCGGATATAA AATGTGAAGAATATCGAGCCGGAACACTTTCGGAAGGGCGAGTAATTCCGTTGCTCCGAAATCCCAGAATAATTCAACGTAAAATGTACAATTGTTCGAGAGCGGTAGAGCTGATTGTCGGAGGAGAAGCTGCCAGACCACATGAATTTCCACACCATGCTATCCTAGGGTGGCCCCGGAACGATAATCCGGATGACATCGAAGATTACGAATTTCGCTGTGGTGGGTCTTTGATTAGCGAATTGTTCGTACTAACGGCTGCTCACTGTTTTAACGAAAAACTCCGGCCCGAAATTGTGCGGTTGGGAGAGCACAATCTGGAGGATGATGACGGTTTTCATCATGATTTCTCGATTGCGGAAAATGGAATCATTCTTCATCCCGATTACAAGATTTATGCATCGTACAACGATATCGCCCTGATAAGATTGGAATACGAAGTGAAGATAACATATTTCATGAGACCAGCCTGTTTGTGGACCGGGCCCAAATTCAATTTCACAAAGGTGATAGCAACTGGTTTCGGACACAATGAATATA TGGGTAACCACACTGTTGTGTTGCACAAAGTCGGGCTCGATCTGATGAATCCGCAAACATGTGCAGAAGATTTCGAGTATCATAGAAAGTTCAAGGCAGGTATACTGAGAAGCCAGATTTGCGTCGGTAGTTATGGAGGAAAGAAAGATACTTGCCAGGGCGATTCCGGAGGACCGGTACAGGTTCTAACGGATACCGAAGGGTGTTTGCATCACATTGTAGGTGTCACTTCGATCGGTGCCGCATGCGGTTTTGGATCAGCAGCCGTCTATACTCGGGTTTCGAGCTTCATCGACTGGATAGAGAGCATAGTTTGGAAGTAG
- the LOC129743373 gene encoding putative nuclease HARBI1, with translation MHRQGDVNNKILGDAGYPAEPWLITPHRSPQSGSLGSTFISKHKGLARGIIERTIGVLKNSFRCILGGRQLHYSPNKVAKIVNVCCALHNICLSFDNNS, from the exons ATGCATAGACAAGGCGAtgttaataacaaaattttag gtgATGCTGGCTATCCTGCTGAACCATGGCTCATAACACCGCATAGATCCCCACAATCAGGATCTCTCGGAAGTACCTTCATCAGCaagcataaagg cttAGCTAGGGGAATAATTGAACGGACAATTGGAGTTCTTAAAAACAGTTTTCGCTGCATACTCGGGGGCCGACAGCTCCACTATTCTCCGAATAAAGTAGCAAAAATTGTTAACGTTTGCTGTGCTTTACACAACATTTGCCTATCTTTTGACAATAATTCAtag